The Curtobacterium herbarum genome contains the following window.
GTCGCGCTCGCGCACGATCCCGGTCAACTCGATGCGTGCCGACCCGACACGACGCCCCGTGAGGGCGCTGACACGGCTCCGGACCTCGGCCGCCGCGGTGGTGGCCTCCTGGACCAGGTCCGTACCGGCAGCGACCGGGCCGGTGATCTCCAGGGCCAACGCCCCACGGGCGTCGCCGAGTTCCACCCGCACCCGCTTCGCGGGCGCTCCGAGCCGCTCGGCGGCGACGGCGCGCGCACACGAGGTCAGGGCGCGGGTGGTGATCTCGACACGGCCCGGAACGGTGCCCGGGCCGCCGGTCACCGGGAGCTCCGGCGTCCGGTCAGCACGTCGGTCAGGGCGTTCCGGTCGATGCGACCGGTGACGAGGGCCGCGACGAGTGCTCCGATCGCGGCGAACACGACGACCAGGACGAAGCCCCAGAAGCCGAACTGCAGTGCGACGACTGCCAGGATGGCGCCGATCAGGGCGCCGCTCAGTGTGGTGCTCATGCGACTCGCGACTCCTTCTTGTCGTCGTCCTCGTCGTCGTCACCCGGGATGAAGACGTCCTGGATGGTGACGTTGACCTCGGCGACCTCCATGCCGACGATCTGCTCGAGCGCGCGGGAGACCGACGAGCGGACGCCCTCGGCGACCTGCTGCAGCGGCACCGGGTACTCGGCGACGATCGTGATGTCGGCGGCGACCTGCTTCTCGCCGACCTCGACCTTGACGCCCTGGCCGTGGTCACGCTGGCCGATGGCGTCGCGGATCGCACCGATGGCACGCGCTGCGCCGTTGCCGAGCGAGTGCACGCCGTTGACCTCGCGGGCGGCGATGCCGGCGACCTTCGAGACGACGGTGTCGTCGATGACGGTCTTGCCCGAGGCGGCGTG
Protein-coding sequences here:
- a CDS encoding DUF2273 domain-containing protein; protein product: MSTTLSGALIGAILAVVALQFGFWGFVLVVVFAAIGALVAALVTGRIDRNALTDVLTGRRSSR
- a CDS encoding Asp23/Gls24 family envelope stress response protein, with the protein product MADTTTTTPSTLATSATGTKNTGNHAASGKTVIDDTVVSKVAGIAAREVNGVHSLGNGAARAIGAIRDAIGQRDHGQGVKVEVGEKQVAADITIVAEYPVPLQQVAEGVRSSVSRALEQIVGMEVAEVNVTIQDVFIPGDDDEDDDKKESRVA